A region from the Salvelinus sp. IW2-2015 linkage group LG21, ASM291031v2, whole genome shotgun sequence genome encodes:
- the LOC139022732 gene encoding zinc finger protein 771-like isoform X3, with protein sequence MPHSSSLKLNPDPAEEEEVCWMEKETLVKEEEEEEPVTIQKQVEGERRDYRGSSGEPQQPHDAEEAEKSLSTSKHLKKHQQRPTEKKSHCCSDCGKDFTALHSFTAHRWKSISP encoded by the exons ATGCCTCATAGCTCCAGTCTCAAACTTAACCCCGATCCTGCTGaagaagaggaggtctgctggatggagaaagaaactctcgtgaaagaggaggaggaagaggagcctgttacaatacaaaaacaagtagagg gagagagacgtgactatcgtggatcctctggggagcctcaacaacctcatgatgctgaagaggcagagaagagtctctccacatcaaaacacctcaagaaacaccagcagagacccacagAGAAGAAATCTcattgctgctctgactgtgggaaag ATTTCACCGCTCTTCACTCCTTTACTGCACATCGGTGGAAATCCATTTCACCATGA
- the LOC139022732 gene encoding uncharacterized protein isoform X2, whose translation MPHSSSLKLNPDPAEEEEVCWMEKETLVKEEEEEEPVTIQKQVEGEAVTVKEEEKYVSVKEEEDAFRVKEDDEVSVKEEETDDERALINTRERRDYRGSSGEPQQPHDAEEAEKSLSTSKHLKKHQQRPTEKKSHCCSDCGKDFTALHSFTAHRWKSISP comes from the exons ATGCCTCATAGCTCCAGTCTCAAACTTAACCCCGATCCTGCTGaagaagaggaggtctgctggatggagaaagaaactctcgtgaaagaggaggaggaagaggagcctgttacaatacaaaaacaagtagagggtgaggctgttacagtgaaagaagaagagaaatacGTTTCAgttaaagaagaggaagacgcgttcagagtgaaagaggatgacgaagtttcagtgaaagaagaggagactGACGATGAACGGGCCCTGATtaacacta gagagagacgtgactatcgtggatcctctggggagcctcaacaacctcatgatgctgaagaggcagagaagagtctctccacatcaaaacacctcaagaaacaccagcagagacccacagAGAAGAAATCTcattgctgctctgactgtgggaaag ATTTCACCGCTCTTCACTCCTTTACTGCACATCGGTGGAAATCCATTTCACCATGA
- the LOC139022732 gene encoding zinc finger protein 22-like isoform X1 translates to MPHSSSLKLNPDPAEEEEVCWMEKETLVKEEEEEEPVTIQKQVEGEAVTVKEEEKYVSVKEEEDAFRVKEDDEVSVKEEETDDERALINTRERRDYRGSSGEPQQPHDAEEAEKSLSTSKHLKKHQQRPTEKKSHCCSDCGKGCTSSSELKIHQRTHTGEKSYSCDQCGKSFTISSSLTSHQRTHTGEKPHSCNQCDXRYSSKRSLIKHQKIHEGVVS, encoded by the exons ATGCCTCATAGCTCCAGTCTCAAACTTAACCCCGATCCTGCTGaagaagaggaggtctgctggatggagaaagaaactctcgtgaaagaggaggaggaagaggagcctgttacaatacaaaaacaagtagagggtgaggctgttacagtgaaagaagaagagaaatacGTTTCAgttaaagaagaggaagacgcgttcagagtgaaagaggatgacgaagtttcagtgaaagaagaggagactGACGATGAACGGGCCCTGATtaacacta gagagagacgtgactatcgtggatcctctggggagcctcaacaacctcatgatgctgaagaggcagagaagagtctctccacatcaaaacacctcaagaaacaccagcagagacccacagAGAAGAAATCTcattgctgctctgactgtgggaaaggtTGCACATCTTCATCAGAACTtaaaatacaccagagaacacacacaggagagaaatcttatagctgtgatcaatgtgggaagagttttactataTCTAGCTCTCTGacttcacaccagagaacacacacaggagagaaacctcatagctgtaatcaatgtgacYAGAGATACTCTAGtaaaagatctctgatcaaacatcagaaaatacatgaaggagttgtttcatga
- the LOC112081373 gene encoding uncharacterized protein isoform X3 — MSSLNFFPLVKEEVVCWTEKEALGLNIVVKEEKEEEDVTVKQEVEGEAVTVKEEEKDVSVKEEEDAFRVKEEEDVTVKEEEEEKEGDAVFGVKKEGEITVTLKDEEEEIGDLINTREKPDSHSDSGKSHSGEPDPEMPKPVRHTLLPL, encoded by the exons ATGAGCTCCCTAAACTTCTTCCCTCTTGTTAAAGAAGAGgtggtctgctggacggagaaagaagctctggggctgaacattgttgtgaaagaggagaaggaagaagaggatgtcacagtaaaacaagaagtagagggtgaggctgttaccgtgaaagaagaagagaaagacgtttcagtgaaagaagaggaagacgcgttcagagtgaaagaggaggaagatgttacagtaaaagaagaggaggaagagaaagagggggatgcagtttttggagtgaagaaggaaggggagattactgtcacattgaaagatgaagaggaggaaataggagatctgattaacacca GAGAGAAACCAGACTCTCACTCTGACAGCGGGAAGAGTCATTCAGGGGAACCAGACCCAGAGATGCCCAAACCAGTGAGACACACACTGCTCCCACTGTGA